Genomic DNA from Trichoderma asperellum chromosome 5, complete sequence:
CAAGCTCAACTATAGATTTCATTTACGGACGTACATTATTTTTAATGCGAAAAGCAGAATTTCTGTTGGAAAATGAAGCTACTGTTGACCAAATTTGTCAACTgaaggctgaggctgaactATTAAAAGAGGCCTATAACACGTGGCCAGAAACCGCACCTCACGCATGGATACCAAAACCAATTGGCGTTATTTCACCCAACAATGAAGAGACACTGTAAGTATTTACTAGTTGTTGAATAACATTCGATTTTCGTTGATTCGTTAATCGTGTCATCCGGATATAATATGGTTATATGATTAGTTGCTAACCTTGGTACCAAAGGCCCGATGTAGGCTACTGGCCAACAACCATATTTTGTTATTACGATTGTATGTCATGCTTCATGCTTCAGATACCTctataattattaacatACTATAGTTTATGTTGCTTCGTTATGGAACAACTATCGGAAAGCTGCTCTGTTGGTCTTAGATGTCATATTAAGATGCCACCGTCGAATCAATGGCTATTTCAGCGACCAAATATTCCAAGATTCAATAGAGCAAGATGCAACAAAACTAGCAGAAGGAATTGTTTCTTCTATTCCATATCTTCTATCGGAAGATGTGCGGGTGTTTGTTGAAAACGCCGCCAAAGGATCCCCTCCCATTGTCCCCGGTCGACCAGCCGGGGGATTGCTGTCGATGCACACTTTATTCGTTCTATCAACAGTATCTACGACCGATGAGAAGCTAAAATCTTACATAAGGGACTGTTTGGCGTGGATTGGTTCACGCATGGGCATCGCTCAAGCAACCGTCCTATCCAAGGTGAGTTACTAACAATACCGTCAATTTCAGGAAATATTGACATTCATTGTAGTACACGACAATGAATCAGTTTCAGTATGCCATGGAAACGCGTGTAATTGTCTGGGCAGGCATGCTTATATGAGGGAGGATGAATTCAGGAATACAAGTCTAGTACATGAATTGTGATTTGACAAACCACAGTGTGCGAATATCGCCAGGAATATAGGCTAACTGCCCAAAGCATGGGGAAGAGCACGATTTATAAATCGCCGTTAGAATTTCGTGTCACAACTTGGCACACTTGGCCCATTTTCTTTTGATTCCCATACATGTGATTGATCCCATTGCCGATGTTATATCAATGCTAACCCGCTAATAGTAATCTTTTCAATCCGTAAAAGGCCTTTAGGCATTGCTTTTAACTCATTGACGTCCCACTATAGCAGTTTCTATTGGcaaatattttatttcatcATGTCAAGAGATGGTCATCGAAAGCTGCTATGGCAAAATATTTGTTAGCAATGTCGGTGACGCTTATGTAGGCTTGGTATTGGGAAAATCTCCAATTAGAGCTGCCTTTGCCTCTAATAGTCTTCTCTGTCCTTCCGTGCAAGGTTATACTGGATGCTCCAGATGTTGCAAATGATCGAGCAACAGATGGTCCTAAGCCCGGAACCGCCCCCGTTGATGATAAATAacatttttctttcctttagTTGGCATATTAGGGTTAGTAGGTTAGCAGGTTAGCAGGATCAATGAATTTGTATGTCTGCCTATGGAAACTCTTTACATGAAGTAGGATccaatttctttcttttcttttttttttcttttgacgTGTCTAGTAATACTGACCTGTAATATACGACATATCGAAAGCTATATATGTAGGGGGAAGAAAGGCTGTGCTTCCTGCTTGCCGCACTATGGCCTATGCTTTCAATAGCGTCTGGATTACACTAGGAATTATTATCTCAAGTACTACATAACTACTTTACAATGCACTGAGATTATGAATGCGCTCCCGACGAAACATATTTCCGCCCCAATATTCTTCTGTGCTATCCACTTACTATTCTACTTTACTACACAAGAGACCAAATGAATAAAAGCATTACCATAAGAAGTGAAtaattaaaggaattattTGAACACAACCACTATAGCAGAATACAGGCACTATCAGCATGGTGCTTAGGCTTATGCTCTTTTAGGTATAAGCAAACATGCGGGACAGGGGGGAGAATCAATAGCGTACCCATAACCTGGAGTTCAGCTGGCGGATACGCTCATGTGGATTCAATATTTGGTTCAATATTTGGTTCAGCTCTCCCAGTTTAGAATGGGGTGCATTAGCACCAGATATTGCCACTGCAATTGGAGATGGTATAAAGATGCTTTTGCTTTCCACTCTTCATCAACTATCACCAATCTCGAATAAGTACATACCTACGTGCAATACGCTATTTGCATCAAGAATGTCAGAAACCGTCAAACCCATCCCCAAGCGCATCATCATATGCTGTGATGGTACATGGCAATCTGCAGTTTCGGGTGAAAAGAACAGCCCTTCTAATGTCACACGACTGGCCCGCTGTCTGAACCGTGTCGCCGTTGAGGATGATGGCAAGACTTGGCAGCAGATTGTGTGGTATGACAGCGGTGTTGGAACGACATCCAGCTGGCTCGGAAAGAAGCGAGAGGGTGCTATTGGTGCCGGTCTCGAGGGAAATGTCATCGAAGCCTATAATTTTGTCGCGCTCAATTGGTCGCCAGGTGATCAAGTTTTATGCTTCGGCTTCTCAAGGGGTGCCTACACAGCCCGGTCGATTGCTGGACTTATCTCGGATATTGGCATCTGTGAGCCGAGAAGGTTGCAGGACTTTCACGAAATCTGGGAATTATACAAGGCCAATAAATCGGGCAAGAGGTTCCATGGGAGCCAAGCATGGTTCGAT
This window encodes:
- a CDS encoding uncharacterized protein (EggNog:ENOG41) encodes the protein MISKADPNSELVQACTLVALANIGNKLGSTMHRRRAESLYSSLLRSFRLRISNEAIFATVESLITAALLGLYEIITSTGTYLGCHVAHAKGISAILVSKFSPFDLLCDGQLFQISSPIPLEDLEVEISQSPPSHSHSPNKVSQKFSLLCTPLFNQSSSTIDFIYGRTLFLMRKAEFLLENEATVDQICQLKAEAELLKEAYNTWPETAPHAWIPKPIGVISPNNEETLPDVGYWPTTIFCYYDFYVASLWNNYRKAALLVLDVILRCHRRINGYFSDQIFQDSIEQDATKLAEGIVSSIPYLLSEDVRVFVENAAKGSPPIVPGRPAGGLLSMHTLFVLSTVSTTDEKLKSYIRDCLAWIGSRMGIAQATVLSKYTTMNQFQYAMETRVIVWAGMLI